The Fusarium graminearum PH-1 chromosome 2, whole genome shotgun sequence genome includes a region encoding these proteins:
- a CDS encoding GTP-binding protein ypt3 yields the protein MANDEYDFLFKVVLIGDSGVGKSNLLSRFTRNEFNLDSKSTIGVEFATRSIQVDSKTIKAQIWDTAGQERYRAITSAYYRGAVGALLVYDISKHQTYENVTRWLKELRDHADANIVIMLVGNKSDLRHLRAVPTEEAKSFASENHLSFIETSALDASNVELAFQNILTEIYRIVSSKALDSGDSAQATIGAGTNISLSKPADDDAAKGGKCC from the exons atggccaacgaCGAGTATGAT TTCCTCTTCAAAG TTGTCTTGATCGGAGACTCTGGTGTCGGAAAGTCCAACCTTCTCAGTCGATTCACCCGTAACGAGTTCAACCTCGACTCCAAGTCGACCATCGGCGTCGAGTTCGCCACTAGATCAATCCAGGTCGACTCCAAGACGATCAAGGCCCAGATCTGGGATACCGCTGGACAAGAGCGATACCGCGCCATTACTTCCGCTTACTATCGAGGTGCCGTCGGCGCTCTCCTCGTCTACGATATCAGCAAGCACCAGACCTACGAGAACGTCACACGATGGCTCAAGGAGCTGCGAGATCACGCTGATGCCAATATTGTCATCATGCTGGTCGGAAACAAGAGCGATTTGCGACACCTGAGAGCTGTTCCCACCGAGGAGGCCAAGTCTTTTGCTA GCGAGAACCACCTGTCCTTCATCGAGACGTCCGCCCTCGATGCCAGCAACGTCGAACTTGCATTCCAGAACATTTTGACTG AAATTTATCGCATTGTTTCTAGCAAGGCCCTCGACAGCGGCGATAGCGCCCAGGCCACCATAGGCGCGGGCACTAACATTTCGCTCAGCAAGCCcgccgatgacgatgctgcAAAGGGTGGAAAGTGCTGTTAA
- a CDS encoding ribosome biogenesis protein BRX1, which produces MAAVYKSISKTSAPKAEASSNGIKKNKQRVLILSSRGVTYRHRHLLNDIASMLPHSRKDAKFDSKTKLYELNELAELYNCNNVLFFEARKGKDLYVWLSKVPNGPTIKFHLQNLHTMEELHFTGNCLKGSRPVLSFDGAFDKQPHLRLIKELFLHTFGVPQGARKSKPFIDHVMGFSFVDGKIWVRNYQVNEVEAEAKGEEEEDEDSKSKSRSGKPDTDINLVEIGPRFVLTPIVIQEGSFGGPIIYENKEFVSPNQVRADLRRTKASRHNARTEQQVERRVRKGDLGLRSAGGQRPAKSELDTKMLFA; this is translated from the exons ATGGCTGCCGTATACAAGTCTATCTCCAAGACTAGCGCTCCCAAGGCTGAAGCCTccagcaatggcatcaagaagaacaagcagCGGGTTTTGATCCTTTCCTCCAGAGGTGTCACTTACCG ACACcgccatcttctcaatgATATTGCGTCGATGCTCCCTCACAGCCGAAAGGACGCAAAGTTCGACTCCAAGACTAAGCTCTATGAACTGAACGAGCTTGCCGAGCTTTACAACTGCAACAATGTCCTGTTTTTTGAGGCaaggaagggaaaggatcTTTATGTCTGGCTCAGCAAGGTTCCCAATGGACCTACCATCAAGTTCCACCTCCAGAACT TGCACACAATGGAGGAACTTCACTTCACCGGCAACTGCCTCAAGGGCTCGCGACCTGTACTCTCCTTCGACGGCGCTTTTGACAAGCAGCCCCATCTGCGACTGATCAAGGAGCTCTTCCTTCACACCTTTGGAGTACCCCAGGGTGCCAGAAAATCCAAGCCATTTATCGATCACGTTATGGGATTTAGCTTTgtcgatggcaagatctgggtTCGCAACTACCAGGTCAACGAGGTCGAGGCGGAAGCAAAgggggaagaggaagaggatgaggattccaagtccaagtctcGATCCGGAAAGCCAGACACCgatatcaaccttgtcgaGATCGGTCCCCGATTCGTCCTGACACCCATTGTGATTCAGGAGGGCTCTTTCGGCGGTCCCATCATttacgagaacaaggagTTCGTGTCACCCAACCAGGTCCGCGCCGACCTCCGAAGGACGAAGGCTTCACGACACAACGCCCGCACCGAGCAACAAGTCGAGAGACGGGTCAGGAAGGGCGATCTGGGATTGCGATCTGCTGGTGGCCAGCGTCCTGCTAAGAGCGAGCTGGATACCAAGATGCTGTTTGCCTAG
- a CDS encoding histone deacetylase — protein MKDLDAPNGSYQTRNTSIDDDDTASEDPYEADVDPEPQDITFDQMRRRGLLPTGCCYDDRMKLHMNADFSPNTHHPEDPRRIHEIFKAFKKVGLVYTGPEAELPRIMRECPTRYMWRIPARAATREEICLAHSPEHFDWVERLDKMSTAELRDLTKQYDQGRESLYVGSMSYPAALLSAGGAIETCKNVVIGQVKNAFAVIRPPGHHAEWDGPMGFCFFNNVPVAVRVCQQDYPKICRKVLILDWDVHHGNGVQNIFYNDPNVLYISLHVYQNGIFYPGKPPNSMTPDGGIEHCGSEAGLGKNINIGWHDQGMGDGEYMAAFQKIIMPIAKEFDPDLVVISAGFDAADGDELGGCFVSPACYAHMTHMLMSLADGKVAVCLEGGYNLKAISVSAVAVAKTLMGEPPPRLELPKINKEAARILAKVQSLQAPYWECMRPGVVNVPEIQSLNSSRLHDVIRNAQRQVLQTKHNMIPLYIQRENLYKSYENQVLVTPGLHEAKKILIIIHDPPQLLAQPDVIDSTLDPHNAWVVDGVTDYIDWAIDQKFGVMDINIPAYVTHDEDSDAHIPSFKEQALTEQIQTLVCYLWDNHLQLYDADDIFIMGVGNAYLGVKSRITGVVNFANGTLRPIKSDIDTDLSSWYKENSRVFIAGDHACWADASLTKKVNKRRFGSVVRSPMFGLNKMMAHHAKEAREWILERLEGGSDADMTTEEK, from the exons ATGAAGGATCTGGATGCGCCAAATGGATCCTACCAAACACGCAACACCagtattgatgatgacgatacaGCTTCCGAGGACCCTTATGAGGCGGACGTGGATCCTGAACCTCAAGACATCACTTTCGATCAGATGAGACGAAGAGGCCTATTACCGACAGGATGCTGTTATGATGATAGAATGAAGCTGCATATGAATGCTGATTTCTCGCCCAACACGCACCATCCAGAAGACCCTCGTCGCATCCATGAGATTTTCAAGGCTTTCAAGAAAGTTGGCCTCGTCTACACTGGCCCCGAAGCAGAGCTGCCGAGGATCATGAGAGAGTGTCCAACACGCTACATGTGGCGCATACCTGCTCGGGCCGCTACTCGAGAGGAAATCTGCCTGGCTCATTCCCCGGAGCACTTTGACTGGGTGGAGCGTttggacaagatgagcaCCGCAGAACTGCGCGATCTAACGAAGCAATACGACCAGGGACGAGAGTCCCTTTACGTCGGCAGTATGTCGTATCCAGCCGCACTTCTTTCGGCCGGAGGAGCTATCGAAACCTGCAAGAATGTTGTGATCGGGCAAGTCAAGAATGCGTTTGCTGTGATTCGACCACCCGGTCATCACGCCGAGTGGGATGGGCCTATGGGTTTTTGCTTTTTCAACAACGTCCCTGTAGCAGTTAGGGTCTGCCAACAAGACTACCCAAAGATCTGTCGCAAAGTCCTCATCCTGGATTGGGACGTTCACCACGGAAACGGCGTGCAGAACATATTTTACAACGATCCCAATGTTCTATACATCTCCCTCCACGTCTATCAAAACGGCATCTTCTATCCTGGTAAACCTCCCAACTCCATGACCCCAGATGGAGGCATCGAGCACTGCGGCAGCGAGGCTGGTCTTGgcaagaacatcaacattGGATGGCATGATCAAGGTATGGGTGATGGCGAATACATGGCCGCATtccaaaagatcatcatgCCTATCGCCAAAGAGTTCGATCCAGACCTTGTGGTTATTTCTGCAGGCTTTGATGCCGCTGATGGTGACGAGCTCGGAGGCTGCTTTGTCTCTCCCGCTTGTTACGCTCACATGACACACATGCTGATGTCCTTGGCGGATGGCAAGGTTGCTGTGTGTCTGGAGGGCGGCTacaacctcaaggccattTCTGTGTCTGCGGTTGCTGTTGCGAAGACTCTAATGGGTGAGCCTCCGCCTCGATTGGAGCTAcccaagatcaacaaagaaGCGGCGCGAATCCTTGCCAAGGTCCAGTCGCTCCAAGCCCCCTATTGGGAATGTATGCGACCAGGAGTTGTCAATGTTCCTGAGATACAATCACTCAACTCCTCCCGGCTACACGATGTGATCAGAAATGCCCAGAGACAAGTGCTGCAGACAAAGCACAACATGATACCTCTGTACATCCAACGCGAGAACCTGTACAAGTCATACGAGAACCAGGTACTAGTGACACCAGGTCTCCACGAAGCGAAGAAGATTCTCATCATTATTCACGATCC GCCTCAGCTTTTGGCGCAGCCAGATGTGATAGATTCGACTCTCGACCCGCATAATGCTTGGGTT GTTGATGGTGTGACGGACTACATCGACTGGGCCATTGATCAGAAGTTTGGTGTTATGGACATCAACATCCCTGCTTATGTCACTCACGACGAG GACTCGGACGCCCATATTCCTAGCTTCAAAGAGCAGGCTCTGACGGAACAAATCCAAACGCTTGTTTGCTATTTGTGGGACAATCACCTACAGCTTTACGACGCTGATGACATCTTCATTATGGGTGTCGGAAACGCCTATCTTGGTGTGAAG TCGAGAATAACGGGCGttgtcaactttgccaaTGGGACTCTCCGACCAATTAAGTCAGATATCGACACGGACCTATCCTCGTGGTACAAAGAAAACTCTCGAGTCTTTATCGCGGGAGATCATGCTTGCTGGGCTGACGCTAGCTTAACGAAAAAAGTTAATAAACGACGATTCGGGTCTGTCGTGCGCAGTCCCATGTTTGGCCTGAACAAAATGATGGCACATCATGCAAAAGAGGCACGGGAGTGGATTCTAGAAAGACTAGAAGGAGGGTCGGATGCAGACATGACAACCGAAGAGAAGTAA